The Amycolatopsis viridis genome window below encodes:
- a CDS encoding low temperature requirement protein A, whose translation MSVAPANRRYRVWYRPMAARDRDEEHRVATPLELLFDLCFVVAVGQAAGELHHALSENHVGHGVLSFLLVFFAIWWGWVNFTWFASAFDTDDGPYRLLTFVQIGGALVVAAGVGRAFADDFTVIVIGYVLMRLAMVAQWLRAAASEPECRPTALRFAAGITVVQAGWVARIAVPESWFLPSFLVLAAAEMLVPVWAERPAPTRWHRHHIAERYGLFTLIVLGETVFGATNAVREAIGTGHDVLGLVLLALAGLVLVFAMWWLYFDQPGHQRLAQFRQGFAWGYGHYLIFTSAAAVGVGIEVALDRATGAGHAPGLVAALATTLPVAVFLVSVWLLHVGPRNECRPIAIAFPLAAVLVLAASVTPVPVYLAALIAAALVATTVIAAHGEPVSD comes from the coding sequence ATGTCCGTGGCACCGGCGAACCGGCGGTACCGGGTCTGGTACCGGCCGATGGCTGCACGCGACCGCGACGAGGAACACCGCGTCGCGACCCCGCTGGAGTTGTTGTTCGACCTGTGCTTCGTCGTCGCGGTCGGCCAGGCCGCGGGCGAGCTGCACCACGCCCTGTCGGAGAACCACGTCGGCCACGGGGTGCTCAGCTTCCTGCTGGTGTTCTTCGCGATCTGGTGGGGCTGGGTCAACTTCACCTGGTTCGCGTCCGCGTTCGACACCGACGACGGCCCCTACCGGCTGCTCACGTTCGTCCAGATCGGCGGCGCCCTGGTGGTCGCCGCGGGGGTGGGCCGGGCGTTCGCCGACGACTTCACCGTCATCGTGATCGGCTACGTGCTGATGCGCCTGGCGATGGTCGCGCAGTGGTTGCGCGCCGCCGCGAGCGAGCCGGAGTGCCGGCCCACCGCGTTGCGGTTCGCCGCCGGCATCACGGTCGTTCAGGCGGGCTGGGTGGCGCGCATCGCCGTGCCGGAGTCGTGGTTCCTGCCCAGCTTCCTGGTGCTCGCCGCGGCCGAGATGCTGGTGCCGGTGTGGGCCGAGCGGCCGGCACCGACCCGCTGGCACCGGCACCACATCGCCGAACGGTATGGCCTGTTCACGCTGATCGTGCTCGGCGAGACGGTGTTCGGCGCCACCAACGCGGTCCGGGAGGCCATCGGCACCGGCCACGACGTGCTCGGCCTGGTGCTGCTCGCGCTCGCCGGGCTGGTGCTGGTGTTCGCCATGTGGTGGCTGTACTTCGACCAGCCCGGCCACCAGCGGCTGGCCCAGTTCCGGCAGGGCTTCGCCTGGGGCTACGGCCACTACCTGATCTTCACCTCGGCCGCCGCCGTCGGTGTGGGCATCGAGGTGGCGCTGGACCGCGCGACCGGCGCCGGGCACGCACCGGGCCTGGTCGCCGCGCTGGCCACGACGCTGCCGGTGGCCGTGTTCCTGGTCAGTGTGTGGCTGCTGCACGTGGGGCCGCGCAACGAGTGCCGGCCCATCGCGATCGCCTTCCCGCTCGCCGCGGTGCTCGTGCTGGCGGCGTCGGTCACACCGGTGCCGGTGTACCTGGCCGCCCTGATCGCGGCGGCGCTGGTGGCCACCACCGTGATCGCCGCGCACGGCGAACCGGTCAGCGACTGA
- a CDS encoding SIR2 family NAD-dependent protein deacylase, translated as MTVPELDHARRLVDGAARIVALTGAGVSTDSGIPDFRGPRGVWTTNPAAEKLSHIDEYVASREVREQSWQARLDHPAWWARPGAAHLALVELERQGRLSAVLTQNIDGLHQMAGNSPDRVVELHGTMADSICLSCDDRRDMHDTLDRVRAGESDPDCEICGGILKSATISFGQALDPVVVDRAQEAAAGCDLMLALGSSLTVHPAAGLVDVAAAAGAPVIIVNASETPYDDVAAVVLREPLGEVLPALVSR; from the coding sequence ATGACCGTCCCGGAACTCGATCACGCACGGCGGCTCGTGGACGGCGCCGCGCGGATCGTCGCGCTCACCGGCGCCGGCGTCTCCACCGACTCGGGCATCCCGGACTTCCGCGGCCCGCGGGGTGTGTGGACGACGAACCCGGCCGCGGAAAAGCTGTCGCACATCGACGAGTACGTCGCCAGCCGCGAAGTGCGCGAGCAGTCCTGGCAGGCCCGGCTGGACCACCCGGCGTGGTGGGCGCGTCCGGGCGCCGCGCACCTCGCGCTGGTGGAGCTGGAACGGCAGGGCCGGCTCTCGGCCGTCCTCACGCAGAACATCGACGGGCTCCACCAGATGGCCGGGAATTCCCCGGACCGGGTCGTCGAGCTGCACGGCACCATGGCCGACTCGATCTGCCTGTCCTGCGACGACCGCCGCGACATGCACGACACCTTGGACCGGGTGCGGGCCGGGGAGTCCGATCCGGACTGCGAAATCTGCGGCGGCATCCTCAAATCCGCGACCATCTCCTTCGGTCAGGCGCTCGACCCGGTGGTGGTGGACCGCGCGCAGGAAGCCGCGGCGGGCTGCGACCTGATGCTGGCGCTGGGCAGCTCGCTCACCGTGCATCCGGCCGCGGGTCTGGTGGACGTCGCGGCGGCCGCCGGAGCGCCGGTGATCATCGTCAACGCGTCCGAGACGCCCTACGACGACGTGGCGGCCGTCGTGCTGCGAGAACCGCTGGGCGAGGTGCTGCCCGCGCTGGTCAGTCGCTGA